In the Kitasatospora terrestris genome, one interval contains:
- a CDS encoding GNAT family protein produces the protein MTRGELITLRAMGPEDAESLWRWNHDAEVMRWMDDTYPSTVEQVRGWLGDRPRNTYADVLFGIEATGDGVLIGLVMLHGTEPEKGIAKLDIYLGEKEYWGRGFATDAVRTACRYGFEEMRLHKVTLTVVTENHAARTVYEKVGFVEEGRLRQVFRRDGAWWDMFTMGLLADELR, from the coding sequence ATGACACGCGGGGAACTGATCACACTGCGGGCGATGGGGCCCGAGGACGCCGAGTCGCTGTGGCGCTGGAACCACGACGCCGAGGTGATGCGGTGGATGGACGACACCTACCCGTCCACCGTCGAGCAGGTCCGCGGCTGGCTCGGCGACCGGCCTCGCAACACCTACGCGGATGTGCTGTTCGGCATCGAGGCGACCGGGGACGGCGTGCTGATCGGCCTGGTGATGCTGCACGGCACCGAGCCGGAGAAGGGCATCGCCAAGCTCGACATCTACCTCGGCGAGAAGGAGTACTGGGGCCGCGGCTTCGCCACCGACGCGGTGCGCACCGCCTGCCGGTACGGCTTCGAGGAGATGCGCCTGCACAAGGTGACGCTCACCGTGGTCACCGAGAACCACGCCGCCCGCACGGTCTACGAGAAGGTCGGCTTCGTCGAGGAGGGCCGGCTGCGCCAGGTGTTCCGCCGCGACGGCGCGTGGTGGGACATGTTCACGATGGGCCTGCTGGCGGACG